From Gloeocapsa sp. PCC 73106:
GTCTAGCTAGAGTTAAAAGTCGCGGATGCTTGGGCTATCAACTCATTTATCTGGACTAATTCTTGCTGAATTTGCTCCTTTAACTGATTCACAACTCAATTCCCTGGGCAATACCTGTTAAAATGTGAGGCAGTACTCGTTGTCCTTCTACTAGATCGATGCTAAACTCTAGTTCGATATCCAGTAAAGTAGCGATCGCTCTCAATAATCATTAAAAATTTTTCACTCTAATAAATTCTCTGACAGCACTTTCTACCGACTGCAATTGATTATCTACTAGGTAGTTAAGTTCCTGCATTTCAGTCGCGGTAATTGCGCCATTAAGTCGATTGATAATTGTCGTTAGTTGGGGATACTTGTCTAGAGTCTCTTGGTGAAAAATCACCACAGCATCATAGGGAGGGAAATACTTCCGGTCATCAGTTAGGATATATAAGTCTAGAACTTTGATTAACCCATCGGTAGAGTTTCCTGCTACCAAATCTACCTGTTTATCAGCTAAAGCCCGATAGATTAACCCTAATTCCATACTCTGAGGAGATTCAGCAAAAGCCAAATTGTAGGTTTGGGATAAACCAGGTAAACCATCCTCTCGGGTAATAAATTCATAACCAAAAGCAGCCCTCCAGTTAGGGGTATAAACGGCAGCATCAGAAATAGTTTTTAGGTTGTATTTACGGGCGTCTTCTCCCCTAATAACGATCGCAAAAGTATTTTCAAAACCCAAAGAGGGAAATACTGCTAAACCAAATTTTTCTCTATAAGCTTGTTTAACTAGCCCTTGAGTTTGTTTAGGATCTTTGAGGGGTTGTTGCTTGAGAATAGCCGTTAATGCCGTACCACTATACTCTACATAACCGTCGATTTTACCCGCCTTAACAGCCTCATGACAGATAAATGTACCCCCAAGATTGAATTGTCGCTTGACTTGAAAAACACCACTTGATTCTATTTGT
This genomic window contains:
- a CDS encoding glycine betaine ABC transporter substrate-binding protein, with translation MYHVFLAILFPFDITIPVLGGIGKTPAIVALTLYALLPIIRSTYTALKQIDSGQKEAALALGMRKKQVLLYVELPQALPVIISGVRVATVICVGIATIAAAIGGGGLGVFIFRGIATVNNIVILAGAIPSAIIALIADWGIGYLEKILSKPQFSRRSWQKIRLLLLSLLAFLVLIFWQQATNTSPMITIGSKNFTEQVILGEILAQQIESSGVFQVKRQFNLGGTFICHEAVKAGKIDGYVEYSGTALTAILKQQPLKDPKQTQGLVKQAYREKFGLAVFPSLGFENTFAIVIRGEDARKYNLKTISDAAVYTPNWRAAFGYEFITREDGLPGLSQTYNLAFAESPQSMELGLIYRALADKQVDLVAGNSTDGLIKVLDLYILTDDRKYFPPYDAVVIFHQETLDKYPQLTTIINRLNGAITATEMQELNYLVDNQLQSVESAVREFIRVKNF